CGCGACACTGGATGCGAAGTACTGCATGTTGATGCCATGAGCCACAACCAGAGGCGCGATCAGAATCAGTTCGAGCGTGGCCCCATCGGTATCGGCAGCGGGATCGTAGTGATGCAGGAAAGCCCGTCCTTCCAAATCCAGATTCCGGGTCAAAGTCCGCGGCGCCGCGATGAAGTAAACATTTCCGGCAAGGCCCCATTCAGGACGAATTTCACTCCAGTCGCTCGCACGCTTTTGTGCTTCCTGCAGAGGATCACCTGCACGATTCTCGCGGAGGGCGCGCTCGGCGACGTAAGCTTGTGCGGCCTGTTCAAGCCATGTTTTCAGCTCGGGAATGCCGGGATCATCCGTAAGGAAATGCAGAGTCCCACTGCAGGTTTCATGAAGCATCGGCACAAAGAGTGTGGTATCGGGAATCGCATCCGGCGTTCCGGCTAGGACTGCTCTTACATCGGAATCGTTAAGAATCTGACAGGCCGCGAGCGCATTGATATCCCCGCGGTGACCACCGCAGGCTCCGCAGCCCAAGGCCGAGCCATAGGGGTTATTCTGTGTCGAGGATCCGTGTCCGCAAAGGAAAACATAGGGAGCCAGTCGACCGCGCAGGCCCGTGTGCTTAAGAAAGTTTCGCGCGATCTGAAGGCGATCTTCCAGAGGCAGCTGCTGAGAGTCCTTGTTTTTCAGCTCCAAACGCCGTGGACCTTCCGGCCGTGGAGTTTGCCGTTGAAGGCTCCGACGGATAAGACGCGGTGCATCCAGGACACCCAGGGCTTCCACATAGCTGAAGCAGGTGTTGAGATGCCGGCTTAGAAGATGGGGCAGAAAGCGCGTGGGACTTTGATGCTGTTTTTTATGCTCAGCCTGGACTGAAGCGCTCAAAAGGATGGGACAACGATCCGTCCATTCCCCGGCTTCATTCGCGGCCGCGACAGGTGCCGCGAAAAATCCGGCGAAACCCAGGGTTTCGATGCTCTCGCTCTGCTTTTCAAGATGCCGACGCAGTGGCTCCGAGCGGGCGTCGATGCAAAAGAGGAATTGATACTCGGGCGCCGCAACATGTCCTGGCGCCTGGGGCGCCGCAGCATGTCCTGGCGCCTGGGGCGGCGTTGCATGTCCTGGCGCCAGAGGCGGCGTTGCATGTCCTGGCGCCAGAGGCGGCAGAGCGTCGACCAGCTGCCGGCGCAGGCTTTCCTCATAAGCCTGAAGCCAGATATCCCGTTGGATAAGATCGATCTTCCATGTGCTATCCTGAATATTCCAAAGCGCGTCTTTCGCCGGGCGCTCGGGTTTTTTATTCACCCAGACGCTCCATTCCAGAAGAGCCCGGGCCAGGAACACCTGCTCGGCAATATTCCCTTTCTGGGCCTCAGCCTGCTGCTCGCGATCCAGAAAGCGGGCATAGGCGAACCAGCCTGAAACCGATTGGATGATTCTTTCACTCAACGCCGTGAGGCTCTCTTCATCATCCGTCCAGGCGCGGTAAAGCGCATTCGCAAAGGACCAGGCATCCTCCGCTTTCATGCGCGCCAGCGACTGGCGAATAAAGCCAAGACCTTTGATATCCCAGCTGCGGTCCTGAGCGGCTGTCGTCAGCCAGATCTCAAGATACTGCTGCGGATTTTGAAAGCCCCAGGCCGCATGCGACTGATCGAAGATGGTGGCGCTGAACTGAGCCACGGCTTCATCCAGCTCCGACCGGATGGGTTCCAAAAGGGCTTCGCTCGGCAAGAGAAAACCAGGGGATTTCGGCTGTTTTCTGCCTTCCTCCAGAGCCTGCAGAAGAGCCGCGACGGTAAGGGCTCCATCAAAGTCAGGGGTGT
The DNA window shown above is from Oligoflexus sp. and carries:
- a CDS encoding putative inorganic carbon transporter subunit DabA, whose product is MFELDVLPNVAAEVRKICQRQTPLWTLERFVAVNPFQGSTDAPILDVAFQQKRQLGRDIYPDWNFFREAYQKGRVTTRDLTKVLEHTPDFDGALTVAALLQALEEGRKQPKSPGFLLPSEALLEPIRSELDEAVAQFSATIFDQSHAAWGFQNPQQYLEIWLTTAAQDRSWDIKGLGFIRQSLARMKAEDAWSFANALYRAWTDDEESLTALSERIIQSVSGWFAYARFLDREQQAEAQKGNIAEQVFLARALLEWSVWVNKKPERPAKDALWNIQDSTWKIDLIQRDIWLQAYEESLRRQLVDALPPLAPGHATPPLAPGHATPPQAPGHAAAPQAPGHVAAPEYQFLFCIDARSEPLRRHLEKQSESIETLGFAGFFAAPVAAANEAGEWTDRCPILLSASVQAEHKKQHQSPTRFLPHLLSRHLNTCFSYVEALGVLDAPRLIRRSLQRQTPRPEGPRRLELKNKDSQQLPLEDRLQIARNFLKHTGLRGRLAPYVFLCGHGSSTQNNPYGSALGCGACGGHRGDINALAACQILNDSDVRAVLAGTPDAIPDTTLFVPMLHETCSGTLHFLTDDPGIPELKTWLEQAAQAYVAERALRENRAGDPLQEAQKRASDWSEIRPEWGLAGNVYFIAAPRTLTRNLDLEGRAFLHHYDPAADTDGATLELILIAPLVVAHGINMQYFASSVAPETLGSGSKTLHNLVGSFGVLEGTSYQLRQGLPWQSVHNGTDLQHEPLRLQAFIYAKPEAMEAVLNKHPAVRQLVEGEWISLISLDAGGSRMRRLPRGGWLAF